A section of the Leptotrichia sp. HSP-342 genome encodes:
- the dprA gene encoding DNA-processing protein DprA: MEWLRLKEYGMKNAHIKKLMLIFQDFEELFYEENFKLFNDELKNQLEEAMKIDLKARLELYERNRVRIISANDKEYPKKLKEIKDFPVFLYLKGKKLKDYDKIKMDKDKISVDNRRNIAVVGTRRATKFGKTACEKIVNELVNYDVTLISGLADGIDTIALKTALDKEIEVVAVVGTGLDVVYPYENRNLWERISGTGTIISEYPLGTQPTRWTFPRRNRIIAGMSDGVLVAESFKKGGALITAELGFSMNREIFAVPGFINYPSFEGCNNLIKSNKAKLVTSADDIAEEFLWDIRKEKSKLQKLTEEEQIVFETIMEEVSFEQILQNVKEKIEKNKLFSIIMSLKIRGLITETNGAKYIRII, from the coding sequence GTGGAATGGCTTAGATTAAAGGAATATGGGATGAAAAACGCCCATATAAAAAAACTTATGTTAATTTTTCAAGATTTTGAAGAGTTATTTTATGAAGAAAATTTTAAATTGTTTAATGATGAACTGAAAAATCAATTGGAAGAAGCAATGAAAATTGATTTGAAGGCAAGACTGGAACTTTACGAACGAAACAGAGTAAGAATAATAAGTGCAAATGATAAGGAATATCCGAAAAAACTAAAGGAAATAAAAGATTTTCCAGTTTTTTTATATTTGAAAGGAAAAAAATTAAAAGATTACGACAAAATAAAAATGGATAAAGATAAAATTTCAGTGGACAATAGACGAAATATTGCAGTTGTAGGCACGAGAAGAGCAACAAAATTTGGAAAAACTGCCTGTGAGAAAATAGTAAATGAGCTAGTAAACTATGATGTAACTCTAATTAGCGGACTGGCAGACGGAATTGACACAATCGCCTTAAAAACTGCACTTGATAAGGAAATTGAAGTTGTCGCAGTAGTAGGAACAGGACTGGATGTTGTCTATCCCTATGAAAATCGTAATCTATGGGAAAGAATATCGGGAACAGGCACAATCATAAGCGAATATCCGCTAGGAACACAGCCTACAAGGTGGACTTTTCCTAGAAGAAACCGAATTATAGCAGGAATGTCAGACGGAGTCCTAGTAGCCGAAAGTTTTAAAAAAGGTGGTGCATTAATTACAGCAGAATTAGGATTTAGTATGAATCGTGAAATTTTTGCTGTACCAGGATTCATTAACTATCCTTCATTTGAAGGTTGTAATAATCTAATAAAAAGCAACAAGGCAAAATTAGTAACAAGTGCAGATGACATTGCTGAAGAATTCCTATGGGATATTCGTAAAGAAAAAAGCAAATTACAAAAATTAACAGAAGAAGAGCAAATTGTATTTGAAACAATAATGGAAGAAGTAAGTTTTGAGCAAATACTACAAAACGTAAAAGAAAAAATCGAAAAAAATAAATTGTTTTCAATAATTATGAGCCTAAAAATTAGAGGATTAATTACAGAAACAAACGGGGCAAAGTACATAAGGATAATATAA
- a CDS encoding tetratricopeptide repeat protein, translated as MEKLRRITMGMLLLFFTTVVKANYYIAENTVTNSGGDATTVEEERTPPVVPPTTEADDNTKKALEPGTERDKPKEEKKTVDTGTMPATQTEDISTEAKYNSYANYENATLAKKSSSATFRMAQLYFRDGLYEKAVNLALKDEAPDIPVMYVIAIGSRLMGDNDKSIDYYTRILSQDENQAEAKLGIGIAYKSKGDFSKALGYLKDYNSKHFDDEVKKEIAVLNEILAGSR; from the coding sequence ATGGAGAAATTAAGACGAATAACAATGGGAATGCTGTTGCTTTTCTTTACAACTGTAGTAAAAGCAAACTATTATATTGCAGAAAACACAGTCACTAATAGTGGGGGCGATGCGACAACTGTTGAAGAAGAAAGAACGCCGCCAGTAGTTCCACCGACAACCGAAGCTGATGACAATACAAAAAAAGCGCTTGAGCCAGGAACTGAAAGAGACAAGCCTAAAGAGGAAAAAAAGACAGTTGACACAGGAACTATGCCCGCAACACAGACCGAAGACATATCAACTGAGGCAAAATACAATTCTTATGCAAATTATGAAAATGCTACACTTGCAAAAAAAAGTTCATCAGCTACATTCAGAATGGCACAGCTTTACTTTCGTGACGGACTTTACGAAAAAGCAGTAAATTTGGCATTAAAGGATGAAGCACCTGATATTCCTGTAATGTATGTAATTGCGATTGGTTCACGACTAATGGGGGATAATGACAAGTCAATTGATTACTATACTAGAATATTATCGCAGGATGAAAATCAGGCGGAAGCAAAATTAGGAATAGGCATTGCCTATAAATCAAAAGGGGATTTTTCAAAAGCGTTAGGATATTTGAAGGACTATAATTCAAAACATTTTGATGATGAAGTAAAAAAAGAAATCGCAGTATTAAATGAAATATTAGCCGGTTCAAGATAA
- the asnS gene encoding asparagine--tRNA ligase encodes MLLELRELQKNTKEYLGKEIEINGWVKKIRSQKNFGFIELNDGTFFTGIQVVFDEELENFEEISKLTISTSVKVTGIVVESLGKGQAYEIKATKISVYQKADSNYPLQNKRHSFEFLRTIAHLRPRTNAFFATFRVRSILSYAIHKFFQEKNFVYVQTPIITGSDAEGAGEMFRLTTLDINNVPKTENGSIDFKQDFFGKEANLTVSGQLNVETFATAFKNTYTFGPTFRAEKSNTPKHAAEFWMMEPEIAFADLDVNMDVIEEMIKYIVNYVRENAKEEMEFFNQFVDKDLFNRLDTLVNNEFGRITYTEAIEILKNSKQKFEYEVEWGIDLQTEHERYLAEKHFKKPVFVTDYPKDIKAFYMKLNEDGKTVRAVDLLAPGIGEIVGGSQREDDYDVLLGKIHEMGLKEEDYWWYLDLRKYGSVPHSGFGLGFDRMLMYITGMTNIRDVIPFPRTTKNLEF; translated from the coding sequence ATGTTATTAGAATTAAGAGAACTTCAAAAAAATACGAAGGAGTATCTAGGTAAAGAAATTGAAATTAATGGATGGGTAAAAAAAATTAGAAGCCAAAAGAACTTTGGATTTATCGAACTGAATGACGGAACTTTCTTTACTGGAATACAAGTTGTATTTGATGAAGAATTGGAAAATTTTGAGGAAATTTCTAAACTTACAATTTCTACTTCTGTTAAAGTTACAGGAATTGTAGTTGAATCATTAGGAAAGGGACAAGCTTACGAAATCAAAGCAACAAAAATTTCTGTTTACCAAAAGGCTGATTCAAATTATCCGTTGCAAAACAAAAGACATAGTTTTGAATTTTTGAGAACAATTGCACATTTGCGTCCTAGAACTAATGCTTTTTTTGCAACATTCAGAGTGCGTTCAATTTTATCTTATGCAATTCATAAATTTTTTCAGGAAAAAAACTTCGTTTACGTTCAAACGCCTATAATTACTGGAAGTGATGCTGAAGGTGCTGGAGAAATGTTTAGACTTACGACACTTGATATAAACAATGTTCCAAAAACTGAAAATGGAAGTATTGACTTTAAGCAGGATTTCTTTGGAAAAGAAGCAAATCTTACAGTAAGTGGACAGTTAAATGTTGAAACATTTGCAACAGCGTTTAAAAATACATATACTTTCGGACCTACATTTAGAGCTGAGAAATCTAATACTCCAAAACATGCTGCAGAATTTTGGATGATGGAGCCTGAAATTGCATTTGCAGATTTGGATGTAAATATGGATGTTATTGAGGAAATGATAAAATATATTGTAAATTATGTAAGGGAAAACGCTAAGGAAGAAATGGAATTCTTCAACCAATTTGTAGACAAGGACTTGTTTAACAGGCTTGATACTTTAGTAAACAATGAATTTGGGAGAATTACTTATACAGAAGCGATTGAAATTTTGAAAAATTCAAAACAGAAATTTGAGTATGAAGTGGAATGGGGAATTGATCTGCAGACTGAGCATGAAAGATACTTGGCAGAGAAACACTTTAAAAAACCTGTATTTGTAACTGATTATCCAAAAGATATAAAAGCATTTTATATGAAGTTAAATGAAGATGGGAAAACTGTAAGAGCAGTTGATTTATTGGCACCAGGAATTGGAGAAATTGTAGGTGGAAGCCAAAGAGAAGATGATTATGACGTTCTTTTAGGAAAAATTCATGAAATGGGATTAAAAGAAGAAGATTACTGGTGGTACTTAGACCTTAGAAAATATGGAAGTGTGCCACATTCAGGATTTGGACTTGGGTTTGACAGAATGCTTATGTACATTACTGGAATGACTAATATAAGAGATGTAATTCCATTTCCAAGAACAACTAAAAATTTGGAATTCTAA
- the topA gene encoding type I DNA topoisomerase, protein MARKLVIVESPSKAKTIEKILGRNYEVVASYGHVIDLPKTKIGIDVENNFEPQYKVIKGKGEVLKKLKEKAKSANAVYLASDQDREGEAIAWHISNYIKQPDKVKRIEFNEITKTAVNNAIKNPRDINDNLVNAQQARRLLDRIVGYKISPLLWKIINRNASAGRVQSVALKLICDLEDEINAFVPQKYWEVSALIEKDINLNLVKIADEKVDKIFDEKVVKKLKKDLKNESLTLEKIEVKKKSQRPPLVFKTSTLQQLASSYLGYGASKTMRIAQQLYEGLAINGENKGLITYMRTDSTRISVDALNMAKDYITKNYGEKYVGKYIVKNSKSNVQDAHEGIRPSDINLVPDNIKAYLTNDQYRLYKLIWDRFLVSQFAAMQYEQMQINAVNGDYNFRGTINKVIFDGYYKIFKDEDEIKTGDFPELKEGNVHPIDKLNVEEGITKPPTRFSEATLVKKLESEGIGRPSTYASIVETLKSREYVELIEKRFHPTYLGYEVKDELVKNFKDIMNVKFTANMEKELDKVEEGTVEWIQLLRTFYGSLEKDIDKFEKEIDEIKNRRIVSDVLDSEGNPMILKTGLYGKYLISETNENEKISLKGIAISPEALKKGEVFVKEEVEKLQNNKKGILTDYFDEEGNRYVLKVGRFGEYLESENYEKDEKRMSLPAELKQKYKKGAVIELDGVLQINDEMKRLQEIDRKIIEEAGVCEFCGKPYEIKTGRFGKFLACTGYPECKTIKNIKTGKVTRVTEKAEKAKKTTKKATKKTTAKAKSTSIKAKKAVATRKSTAKKSK, encoded by the coding sequence TTGGCTAGAAAGTTAGTTATTGTTGAGTCACCGTCGAAGGCAAAAACTATCGAAAAGATACTTGGTAGAAATTATGAAGTTGTTGCATCTTACGGACACGTGATCGATTTACCAAAAACGAAAATTGGAATAGATGTAGAAAATAATTTTGAACCTCAATATAAGGTTATAAAAGGAAAAGGTGAGGTTTTAAAAAAATTAAAGGAAAAAGCGAAAAGTGCAAACGCTGTTTACCTGGCATCAGATCAGGATAGGGAAGGGGAAGCGATTGCTTGGCACATTTCTAATTATATTAAGCAGCCTGACAAGGTAAAAAGGATAGAATTTAACGAGATAACGAAGACGGCTGTAAATAATGCGATTAAAAATCCAAGAGATATTAACGATAACCTTGTAAATGCACAGCAGGCAAGAAGACTATTGGATAGAATTGTAGGATATAAGATAAGTCCGCTTTTATGGAAAATAATTAATCGTAACGCCAGTGCTGGACGTGTACAGTCGGTTGCATTAAAACTGATTTGTGACTTGGAAGACGAGATAAATGCGTTTGTACCCCAAAAATATTGGGAAGTAAGTGCATTAATTGAAAAAGATATTAATCTTAATTTAGTAAAAATTGCAGATGAAAAAGTGGATAAAATCTTTGATGAAAAAGTTGTAAAAAAACTGAAAAAAGATTTGAAAAATGAATCATTGACGCTTGAAAAAATAGAAGTTAAGAAAAAATCGCAAAGACCGCCACTTGTATTTAAGACAAGTACACTGCAGCAGCTTGCTTCATCCTATCTTGGCTATGGTGCAAGCAAAACAATGAGAATTGCACAGCAGCTTTATGAAGGACTTGCGATTAATGGCGAAAATAAAGGGCTAATAACATATATGAGAACAGATTCCACAAGAATTTCTGTTGATGCCCTAAATATGGCAAAAGATTACATTACAAAAAATTATGGCGAAAAATACGTTGGAAAATATATTGTAAAAAATTCAAAATCAAATGTTCAGGATGCCCACGAAGGAATCCGTCCATCTGATATCAACTTAGTTCCAGACAATATAAAAGCTTATTTGACTAATGATCAGTACAGATTGTATAAATTGATTTGGGACAGATTTCTAGTTTCACAGTTTGCAGCTATGCAGTACGAGCAGATGCAAATTAACGCTGTGAATGGGGATTACAATTTTCGAGGGACTATTAACAAAGTAATTTTTGATGGATATTACAAGATTTTTAAAGACGAGGATGAAATTAAGACTGGAGATTTTCCAGAATTAAAGGAAGGCAATGTTCATCCAATAGACAAATTAAATGTGGAAGAAGGAATAACAAAGCCTCCAACAAGATTTTCAGAAGCAACGCTTGTAAAAAAACTGGAATCAGAGGGAATTGGACGTCCATCGACTTATGCTTCAATTGTTGAAACACTTAAATCAAGGGAATATGTTGAACTTATTGAAAAGCGTTTTCATCCAACATATTTGGGATACGAAGTAAAAGATGAACTTGTCAAGAACTTTAAGGACATTATGAATGTGAAATTTACGGCGAATATGGAAAAGGAACTGGATAAGGTTGAAGAAGGGACAGTTGAATGGATACAGCTTTTGAGAACTTTTTATGGTTCGCTTGAAAAGGATATTGATAAGTTTGAGAAGGAAATTGATGAAATAAAAAATCGTAGAATTGTATCGGATGTGCTGGATTCAGAGGGAAATCCAATGATTTTAAAAACAGGGCTTTATGGAAAATATTTGATTAGTGAAACAAATGAGAATGAAAAAATTTCGTTAAAAGGAATTGCAATATCGCCAGAAGCTCTTAAAAAAGGAGAAGTTTTTGTAAAAGAGGAAGTAGAGAAACTTCAAAACAATAAAAAGGGAATTTTGACTGATTATTTTGATGAAGAAGGAAACAGATATGTGCTTAAAGTTGGACGTTTTGGAGAATATCTTGAAAGTGAAAATTATGAAAAAGATGAAAAGAGAATGTCGTTGCCAGCTGAATTAAAGCAAAAATATAAAAAAGGCGCTGTAATAGAGCTGGATGGAGTATTGCAAATAAACGATGAAATGAAACGGTTGCAGGAAATTGACAGAAAAATAATAGAAGAAGCAGGAGTCTGTGAATTTTGCGGAAAACCGTATGAAATAAAAACTGGAAGATTTGGAAAATTTTTGGCTTGTACAGGCTACCCAGAATGTAAGACTATAAAAAATATAAAAACTGGGAAAGTCACAAGAGTGACTGAAAAAGCAGAAAAAGCCAAGAAAACTACAAAAAAGGCAACTAAAAAAACAACAGCTAAAGCAAAATCTACATCTATAAAGGCTAAAAAGGCAGTAGCAACTAGAAAATCTACAGCAAAAAAGTCTAAATAG